The Hippoglossus stenolepis isolate QCI-W04-F060 chromosome 11, HSTE1.2, whole genome shotgun sequence genome includes a window with the following:
- the LOC124854462 gene encoding uncharacterized protein LOC124854462: protein MHPIILLFVISLLHAYEARGSDTVTPVFVQKGKDLLLNVTAPVKIVERSDFRWKFNNSNIFRLFDDNRSIIIGPYDGRLKIFLQNHSLLLENLQQADSGHYTAGVSGENDDYVGKYSVTVQDPVSPVNGKVDLLSSSSDSCNLTVTCSTQDSHRINSTFRCDNNTCSQEEGGERSKVTTSGTSSVSTCPKASQLYVTIATRSARTST from the exons atgcatcccatcattcttctctttgtcatttctctgcttcacgcATATGAAGCCCGAG gctccgacactgtgactcctgtatttgtgcagaagggGAAGGATCTGCTTCTCAACGTCACGGCTCCTGTTAAAATAGTTGAACGGAGTGATTTTAGATGGAAATTTAAtaattcaaacatatttagattatttgatgataacaGATCAATAATAATTGGCCCCTATGATGGAAGGCTCAAGATTTTTCTCCAAAATCACTCTTTGCTTTTGGAGAATTTGCAACAAGCCGACAGTGGACATTACACTGCAGGTGTTTCCGGGGAAAATGACGATTATGTGGGTAAATACAGCGTCACAGTTCAAG atccagtgtctcCGGTTAATGGGAAAGTGGACTTACTCTCCTCGAGCTCCGACTCctgtaacctcacagtgacctgcagcacacaggactcccatcgcatcaacagcacttttagatgtgacaacaacacctgcagccaggaggagggaggagagaggtccAAGGTCACGACCTCAGGCACCTCCTCCGTGTCCACCTGTCCGAAGGCTTCTCAGTTAtatgtaaccatagcaaccaggtcaGCTCGGACGAGCACATAA
- the LOC124854460 gene encoding uncharacterized protein LOC124854460 isoform X2 gives MHPIILLFVISLLHAYEARGSDTVTPVFVQKGKDLLLNVTAPVKIVKRSDFRWRFNDSNIFRLFDDNDTNTIGPYHGRIEIFLQNHSLLLKNVQQADSGRYTAGVFGVNNTYVGKYSVTVQDPVSPVNGTVDLLSNSSDSCNLTVTCSTQDSHHINSTFRCDTNTCSQEEGGERSKVTTSGASLRVYLSKGFSVICNHSNQVSSDEHTTMIRDFCFSNPAPEPWRRIIITIVIITIVPVIVVLVIIYIAAALVRYRKKEKHESVVMENTLYENAQVKSVNPLVDQNPTDDAAAPSPSSIYSLVEAGP, from the exons gctccgacactgtgactcctgtatttgtgcagaagggGAAGGATCTGCTTCTCAACGTCACGGCTCCTGTTAAAATAGTTAAACGGAGTGATTTTAGATGGAGatttaatgattcaaacatatttagattatttgatgataacgacacaaacacaattggCCCCTATCATGGAAGAATCGAGATTTTTCTCCAAAatcactctttgcttttgaagaatgtgcaacaagccgacagtggacgttacactgcaggtgttttcgGGGTCAATAACACTTATGTGGGTAAATACAGCGTCACAGTTCAAG atccagtgtctcCGGTTAATGGGACAGTGGACTTACTCTCCAATAGCTCCGACTCctgtaacctcacagtgacctgcagcacacaggactcccatcacatcaacagcacttttagatgtgacaccaacacctgcagccaggaggagggaggagagaggtccAAGGTCACGACCTCTGGCGCCTCCCTCCGTGTCTACCTGTCCAAAGGCTTCTCAGTTatctgtaaccatagcaaccaggtcaGCTCGGACGAGCACACAACAATGATTAGggacttttgtttctcaaatcctg CCCCTGAACCATGGCGCCGTATCATTATCACCATTGTCATTATCACCATTGTACCTGTCATTGTGGTTTTGGTGATAATTTACATAGCAGCAGCTTTGGTTCGATAtcgaaaaaaagaaaaac atgaaagtgtggtCATGGAAAATACACTGTACGAAAATGCTCAG GTCAAAAGCGTGAACCCACTTGTGGATCAGAATCCAaccgatgatgctgcagctccttctccgtcctccatctaCAGCTTGGTCGAAGCAGGTCCATGA
- the LOC124851144 gene encoding uncharacterized protein LOC124851144, with amino-acid sequence MHPIILLFVISLLHSYEARGSDTVTPVFVQKGKDLLLNVTAPVKLVKRSEFKWQFKDSIIFRLFDDNETIIIGPYHGRVEIFLQNHSLLLKNVQQADSGRYTAAVFGIEINYVGKYSVTVQDPVSPVNGTVDLLSNSSDSCNLTVTCSTQDSHHIISTFRCEANTCSQEEGGERSKVTTSGTSLRVYLSKGFSVICNHSNQVSSDEHTTMIRDFCFSNPAPEPPGSIITFVSVTVIKVLVIIAITAAFVGHRIKGKHESVDTENTVYEDVQVKIVNTTSGSESNR; translated from the exons atgcatcccatcattcttctctttgtcatttctctgcttcactcaTATGAAGCCCGAG gctccgacactgtgactcctgtatttgtgcagaaggggaaggatctgcttctcaacgtcacggctcctgttaaattagttaaacggagtgaatttaaatggcaATTTAAAGATTCAAtcatatttagattatttgatgataacgAAACAATAATAATTGGCCCCTATCATGGAAGGGTCGAGATCTTTCTCCAAAatcactctttgcttttgaagaatGTGCAACAAGCCGACAGTGGACGTTACACTGCAGCCGTTTTCGGGATTGAGATCAATTATGTGGGTAAATACAGCGTCACAGTTCAAG atccagtgtctcCAGTTAATGGGACAGTGGACTTACTCTCCAATAGCTCCGACTCctgtaacctcacagtgacctgcagcacacaggactcCCATCACATCATCAGCACTTTTAGATGTGAGGccaacacctgcagccaggaggagggaggagagaggtccAAGGTCACGACCTCAGGCACCTCCCTCCGTGTCTACCTGTCCAAAGGCTTCTCAGTTatctgtaaccatagcaaccaggtcaGCTCGGACGAGCACACAACAATGATTAGggacttttgtttctcaaatcctg CCCCTGAACCACCGGGCTCTATCATcacctttgtctctgtcactgtcattaaggttttggtgataattgccataacagcagcttttgttggacatcgaataaaaggaaaac atgaaagtgtggaCACGGAAAATACAGTGTACGAAGATGTTCAG GTCAAAATCGTGAACACCACTTCTGGATCAGAATCCAaccgatga
- the LOC124854460 gene encoding uncharacterized protein LOC124854460 isoform X3, whose translation MHPIILLFVISLLHAYEARGSDTVTPVFVQKGKDLLLNVTAPVKIVKRSDFRWRFNDSNIFRLFDDNDTNTIGPYHGRIEIFLQNHSLLLKNVQQADSGRYTAGVFGVNNTYVGKYSVTVQDPVSPVNGTVDLLSNSSDSCNLTVTCSTQDSHHINSTFRCDTNTCSQEEGGERSKVTTSGASLRVYLSKGFSVICNHSNQVSSDEHTTMIRDFCFSNPAPEPWRRIIITIVIITIVPVIVVLVIIYIAAALVRYRKKEKHESVVMENTLYENAQVKIVNPLVDQNPTDDAAAPSPSSIYSLIEAGP comes from the exons gctccgacactgtgactcctgtatttgtgcagaagggGAAGGATCTGCTTCTCAACGTCACGGCTCCTGTTAAAATAGTTAAACGGAGTGATTTTAGATGGAGatttaatgattcaaacatatttagattatttgatgataacgacacaaacacaattggCCCCTATCATGGAAGAATCGAGATTTTTCTCCAAAatcactctttgcttttgaagaatgtgcaacaagccgacagtggacgttacactgcaggtgttttcgGGGTCAATAACACTTATGTGGGTAAATACAGCGTCACAGTTCAAG atccagtgtctcCGGTTAATGGGACAGTGGACTTACTCTCCAATAGCTCCGACTCctgtaacctcacagtgacctgcagcacacaggactcccatcacatcaacagcacttttagatgtgacaccaacacctgcagccaggaggagggaggagagaggtccAAGGTCACGACCTCTGGCGCCTCCCTCCGTGTCTACCTGTCCAAAGGCTTCTCAGTTatctgtaaccatagcaaccaggtcaGCTCGGACGAGCACACAACAATGATTAGggacttttgtttctcaaatcctg CCCCTGAACCATGGCGCCGTATCATTATCACCATTGTCATTATCACCATTGTACCTGTCATTGTGGTTTTGGTGATAATTTACATAGCAGCAGCTTTGGTTCGATAtcgaaaaaaagaaaaac atgaaagtgtggtCATGGAAAATACACTGTACGAAAATGCTCAG GTCAAAATCGTGAACCCACTTGTGGATCAGAATCCAaccgatgatgctgcagctccttctccgtcctccatctaCAGCTTGATCGAAGCAGGTCCATGA
- the LOC124854460 gene encoding uncharacterized protein LOC124854460 isoform X1, whose product MHPIILLFVISLLHAYEARGSDTVTPVFVQKGKDLLLNVTAPVKIVKRSDFRWRFNDSNIFRLFDDNDTNTIGPYHGRIEIFLQNHSLLLKNVQQADSGRYTAGVFGVNNTYVGKYSVTVQDPVSPVNGTVDLLSNSSDSCNLTVTCSTQDSHHINSTFRCDTNTCSQEEGGERSKVTTSGASLRVYLSKGFSVICNHSNQVSSDEHTTMIRDFCFSNPAPEPWRRIIITIVIITIVPVIVVLVIIYIAAALVRYRKKEKHESVVMENTLYENAQHYVCLAARAACLCSNKTLCCGSEANFQLHRAAFIQTSL is encoded by the exons gctccgacactgtgactcctgtatttgtgcagaagggGAAGGATCTGCTTCTCAACGTCACGGCTCCTGTTAAAATAGTTAAACGGAGTGATTTTAGATGGAGatttaatgattcaaacatatttagattatttgatgataacgacacaaacacaattggCCCCTATCATGGAAGAATCGAGATTTTTCTCCAAAatcactctttgcttttgaagaatgtgcaacaagccgacagtggacgttacactgcaggtgttttcgGGGTCAATAACACTTATGTGGGTAAATACAGCGTCACAGTTCAAG atccagtgtctcCGGTTAATGGGACAGTGGACTTACTCTCCAATAGCTCCGACTCctgtaacctcacagtgacctgcagcacacaggactcccatcacatcaacagcacttttagatgtgacaccaacacctgcagccaggaggagggaggagagaggtccAAGGTCACGACCTCTGGCGCCTCCCTCCGTGTCTACCTGTCCAAAGGCTTCTCAGTTatctgtaaccatagcaaccaggtcaGCTCGGACGAGCACACAACAATGATTAGggacttttgtttctcaaatcctg CCCCTGAACCATGGCGCCGTATCATTATCACCATTGTCATTATCACCATTGTACCTGTCATTGTGGTTTTGGTGATAATTTACATAGCAGCAGCTTTGGTTCGATAtcgaaaaaaagaaaaac atgaaagtgtggtCATGGAAAATACACTGTACGAAAATGCTCAG CACTACGTGTGCCTCGCTGCTCGTGCTGCTTGCTTGTGCTCGAACAAAACACTTTGCTGCGGATCAGAGGCGAATTTCCAGCTGCACCGTGCTGCATTCATCCAAACATCCCTCTGA